The nucleotide window TTCGATGCTGTGGCAAAAATACTAGCAAACTGCATAGCACTCAGATTTTAAagggttttaccaggtattgttcatcctgatcagacagttttttttacatggacgatacattgtagataatatacgacaactactagaaataatagaacatcatgaaacaCATAAGAAGCCAGGAAGGGTATTCATAgcggattttgaaaaggcatttgataaagtaagactggattttatttttaaatgtctcAAATTCAGtaattctcttataaaatgggtaaaaatAATGAAGAGCAAcaccaggtgtaaaatagtaaataatagcTACTTCTGAGAGATTTTTGAATTGTCAGGAGGAGTTAATCAagggtgtccgctgtcaccatatctattcgttatgtccatcgaaatgctagctattaaaatcagatccaataacaacattagagAATTAGAAAACCAAGGCTTAAaggttttaaatgttttattttgtttattgtttttgcattgttgtttgctgttcttgagggtggggaatggaattaattgtatttttatttttttatttcttcCTCGGGGGACTGGGGgaggggtctcgaatggttgagggacagctattggggaactgtgtatgtgtggtgggggggcatcaacaacggctcagctgcgaagtggtaggccacacaagctcacagaatgggattgCCAAGTGCTAAAGCGCGTAGcttgtaaaaatcgtctgtcctcggttgcaccactcgctaccgagttccaaactgcctctggaagcaatgtcacaACTGTTCATCAGGaacttcatgaaatgagtttccatagCCAAGCACccgcacacaagcttaagatcaccatgtgcaatgccaattgtcggctggaggggtgtaaagccCGCCGCCATTGGCGTTCTCTGGAGTGGGCAATCAggcttcatcatctggcagtccgatggatgaatctgggtttgtcTGATCGTTAACtgtccgaatgcatagtgccaactgtaaagtttggtggaggaggcataatggtctggagctgtttttcatggttcgggccccttagttccagtgaagggaaatcttatttCTACAGCATACATTCTAGACGATaccgtggcaacagtttggggaaggccctttcctgtttcagcatgacaatgccaccgtgcacaaagcgaggtccatacagaaaagttttgttgagatcggtgtggaagaacttgactggcctgcacagagccctgacctcaatcccatcgaacacctttgggatgaattggaatggcaactgcgagtcaggcctaatcgcccaacatcagtgcccaacctcaccaatgctcttgtggctcTTGTGGAAGGAAGTCCAAatagcaatgttcctacatctagtggaaagccttcccagaagagtggaggctgttatgacagcaatgttcctacatctagtggaaagccttcccagaagagtggaggctgctatagacagcaatgttcctacatctagtggaaagcctgtttgacagcaatgttcctacatctagtggaaagccttcccagaagagtggaggctgttatagcagcaatgtcccaacatctagtggaaagccttcccagaagagtggaggctgttatagcagcaatgtcccaacatctagtggaaagccttcccagatgagtggaggctgttttagcagcaatgttcctacatctagtggaaagccttccaagatgagtggaggctgttttagcagcaaaggaaggaccaactccatattaatgcccatgattttggaatgagatgttcgatgagcaagtgtccacatactttaggtAATGTACTGAATTTTACAACGGAGGCATTACAAGGAATCTTGTCGATGAATGTTCCATTCACACAGTCAGCCTATGTTGGGATGTGATTTGGATTATTACtgaaggagggaggtagggatttttgtatttttatttgttgCATTCCCCCTTTCCCGCAATGGATATTTAGAAAATGGTATTTGtacccctttttcatggtatccaattagtagttagtcttttcccatcgctgcaactcctgaaAGGTCGAAGCCttgcatcctccaaaacacaacccaaccaagccgcactgcttcttgatgcAATGGCCGCTTAACCCGGagtccagccgcaccaatgtgtcagaagaAACACAGATggaacaagaacatccctgccggccaaaccctccctgacccggacgacactgggccaattgtgcgccgccccatgggtctcccggtcgtggccggctgtgacagagcctggacacaaaccaggatctctattggcacagccttagaccactgcgccactcgggaggcctgatATTTACATGTTTTATTCACTACCGGTGAAGTCTGCCATAAAACATTGAAGGAGATATAAGTTATCCTGTACGAGCTTTTGTGCTGAaaacattacattattacaggtGTCAAGgttatgggcatgtggcagcagtatgtaggagggaggttcctgggtgtgagaagtgtgcagaagggcatgagacaaaggaatgtgaaaacattggggaaagtagtggaatgtgttaattgtaggggttcccatggggctggggatcagaaatgaCCCCTGCGAGAGACgtaggttgaggtttccagggttagtgtagtgcagaagttgtcatatgctgaggcagtgaagaaagtagaggaagatggtcAAGGGGGAGGGATTATGAGAGGAGTGGTGTCGGTGATATATTtttcagtaagattggatttttggcatttatagcaatggttatcaactgtactgaaGGGATGGAATGTAGGTCGCAGAAAActgaggtgatggtggcagctgcagagaggtatttgtgtgtgtgagacttgACATCAAAAGAGTCACAGGGTGTGTgaagtggtggtgtcccatcctttcaggATGTTGGCCTGAGGGAAGACTAAATAGATTGAAATAGTGGAATAGGGTGGtgtattttaatttatttaaatttgtGAGTGTAGATAGAAGCGTATTTTATATTTTTCCAAGCGAAGTATTAATTAACgagttgtactccagtctagtaggtggcggtaatgcaacatgcattggatgccaaccgccgttaaaccTCATAGAAGAAGGAACACTAGAACTGTGCTGTGAAGACGATAGCTTTTGTATCCGTTTCAAATGCATTACTACAGGTATGTAATAGCACGTTTACACTTTATAATATCGAAAGAACATGTCATAACATGTTAGGTAGCAAATCCGTCAATGTATTGTCACGTTTGCTGAAGGTTTTATGACGTTGTTGTTGTGTGAAACCGAGTGAGTGAAGGAAGTGATAAGTCACATCGTTAGAGACTGGGTTTGTCTGAGTGAATGAATATACATTACTTCGTCAAGATACATTCATAAAGAATCCATGTATTTGAGATTTCGGAGTTCGTTTTACATGTTAGTTATTGTTTTGTTGTGTAATGTGTTTCTTACGAGCTGATAAAATGGCGGCGGCAACTCCGTCTGAGTCAATGGAATTCAGTCAGGCAGTGAGGAAGCATCAGAGAGACCAATAATACATCGTTAATAAATATAACAACTGGCAGACTCTACAGTGAAACGCTTCCTTCCAATAATACATAGTTAATAAATATAACAACTGGCAGACTCTACAGTGAAACGCTTCCTTCCAATAATACATCGTTAATAAATATAACAACTGGCAGACTCTACAGTGAAACGCTTCCTTCCAATAATACCTGGTTAATAAATATAACAACTGGCAGACTCTACAGTGAAACGCTTCCTTCCAATAATACCTGGTTAATAAATATAACAACTGGCAGACTCTACAGTGAAACGCTTCCTTCCAATAATACCTGGTTAATAAATATAACAACTGGCAGACTCTACAGTGAAACGCTTCCTTCCAATAATACCTGGTTAATAAATAAAGGGAAATATTTTCTAAATAAAGAAAGTAATAGTAgcacaaggagtaccagtacagagtcaatgtgcagggtggtAATACAGGATCAATATACAGGGTGGTAATACaggatcaatgtgcagggtggtAATACaggatcaatgtgcagggtggtAATACAGGATCAATGTACAGGGTGGGGTGGATCAATGTACAGGGTGGTAATACAGGATCAATATACAGGGTGGTAATACAGGATCAATGTACAGGGTGGTAATACaggatcaatgtgcagggtggtAATACAGGATCAATGTACAGGGTGGTAATACAGGATCAATGTACAGGGTGGTAATACAGGATCAATGTACAGGGTGGTAATACAGGATCAATATACAGGGTGGTAATACAGGATCAATGTACAGGGTGGTAATACAGGATCAATATACAGGGTGGTAATACAGGATCAATATACAGGGTGGTAATACAGGATCAATGTACAGGGTGGTAATACAGGATCAATATACAGGGTGGTAATACAGGATCAATGTACAGGGTGGTAATACAGGATCAATGTACAGGGTGGTAATACAGGATCAATATACAGGGTGGTAATACAGGATCAATATACAGGGTGGTAATACaggatcaatgtgcagggtggtAATACAGGATCAATGTACAGGGTGGTAATACAGGATCAATATACAGGGTGGTAATACAGGATCTATGTACAGGGTGGTAATACAGGATCAATGTACAGGGTGGTAATACAGGATCAATATACAGGGTGGTAATACAGGATCTATGTACAGGGTGGTAATACAGGATCAATATACAGGGTGGTAATACAGGATCAATGTACAGGGTGGTAATACAGGGTGGTAATACAGGATCAATGTACAGGGTGGTAATACAGGATCAATATACAGGGTGGTAATACAGGATCAATATACAGGGTGGTAATACAGGATCAATATACAGGGTGGTAATACaggatcaatgtgcagggtggtAATACAGGATCAATGTACAGGGTGGTAATACaggatcaatgtgcagggtggtAATACAGGATCAATAAGCAGGGTGGTAATACAGGATCAATGTACAGGGTGGTAATACAGGATCAATATACAGGTTGGTAATACaggatcaatgtgcagggtggtAATACAGGATCAATGTACAGGGTGGTAATACaggatcaatgtgcagggtggtAATACAGGATCAATGTACAGACAGAGatctctgtcctccatccctatctctgtcttctctccctaTTGTCGTGGTAATTTCCTTTATTACTAAACattgagagagcaaaccacacacaagtcagagttatattataaagtccatctttaattatatgagcttcaccatggCCCtatgactctcagatcaattcagtgtctataaatgaactctctgagagtgcttacaaaacaattcttagtatcatttatagccaagacacaccccTCTCAACTCACATGACGAATAACAGATATTAGGAACATTACAAAGGAAGACTTTTACTGGAGAGAGTAAATAGCCAGAAGGCATTAGCTATAACTTATTGTTCAGTTTGCTCTCTTAGACGAGGTTCTACTTCTCATTCTTGGTACTTCATATTACCAAACCATTACCATcttccaatggcatatatcagttgtcaattctagatactcccatctgaAATACAACCTCTTCTGGACAAGCTCACAGAGAGTAGTGAGCCTCTGGGTCATATACAAGGTCAAGATAAGTTTCGACACAAGAGGggacatacaatggttccagacactgccatactcCTCCTCCCAAtatgggaaaagtagggagtgactggtGTACAGATATTGTGgagcccttcacatggtttaacagataccctcacatatgaagacaagcctgacctctcccctctctgggccccaagtgactttcccctggagaagagagaggaaaatgcaactgccaacagtattatccaaaagaagacattctaatgacaaatatctcacataagcattgttatgtaaataaaacatcttatttatcaatgttacctaactaattgTGATTCTGCACTTATGTTGTGCAATTTTAAAGTGTGCACTTTGTCTAGTGTGAATTAATGTTTTGTTGTCAGTGATTAGTTACCTGATAAATGGAAATGAGAGAAATTAACAAGAAAACATAATATATTTTGTTAtaataaagaagttataataactttTTGTGTCTGTTTCTCATTATATCTACAGGATGACTTGAATTAAGTCTGAAGTCGgtaacatcaacagtgaggacaaacccaacctgcctctctccttccacactgaatccaaacctacagtcactgggtcctgattgtgacagtggagcccagtttgcactgcaggatccagagatggcatcagtgaagctggaagactgcagtcaaacactggagctgaatgtcaacattaaagatgaagaagaagaggagaagattgGAACATCTGTTTCTCATGGTAAGAGCAGGTTCTATCTAACTAAGTTTGTTGTTCATTCCAACTTCCCACTGTGTATGAAAAGTTGCAGTAGAACTGTTTCAATGAGAAGGTAGGTGTTATTTCATGCTACTAGGATGTTATTTCATGTGTTTTATTCACTGGGCTGTCTGGAGTGTTCAGAGACTAAAGAAGTGAAGTAGTAAAGTTCTATGATATGGCTGTGTAGTTACTAATtcttgtgatagtgagtggaggatgatatggctgtgtagttactaactcttgtgatagtgagtggaggatgatatggctgtgtagttactaactcttgtgatagtgagtggaggatgatatggctgtgtagttactaactcttgtgatagtgagtggaggatgatatgGCTCATAGTTTTTGACTTTCGCCCCTTTTTAGTTTTTGACTCTTAACCAGTTTTAGAATAGTTTTATTCCCGTTCTGTAATTGTACAGCCGACTTACATGAATTCATATGTCACccggtacagccaggagaggactggccacccctcagagcctggttcctctttaggtttGTTCCGAGGTTCCTACCATTCTAGCAAGTTTTTCGTGGCCACTGTGCTTCTCGATCTGCATAGGTTGCTCTTTGGTGTttttggctgggtttctgtagaacACTTGGACAAactgctgatgtaagaagggcttcctaatatacatttgattgacatgtatatcacaccaactgactggttcttctgatgttgttcacacaggagaccaCGTTGAGACATTCCCTGCATCCAGACAACAACAGCAGGAAGATCACAGAGCTAAGAGGTCTCACCACTGCCCACATTGTGTGGAGATTTTCCCATTTCTATCAAAGCTAAAAGCACACCtaaaaatacacacaggagagaagccttactcctgctctgactgtggggtgAGTTTCTCTCGACTGGATACcttaaaaacacaccaacgtatacatacaggagagaagccttactactgctctgactgtggggagAGATTCTCTCAAATGAGCAGCTTAAAAGCACACAAACAAGTACatactggagagaagccttactcctgctctgattgTGGGAAGTGTTTCTCCCGATTGGATACCTTGAAAtcacatgaacgtatacatacaggagagaagccttactcctgctctgactgtggaaaaagtTTCTCCCGATTGGATAACTTAAAATCACATGAACGtgtacatacaggagagaagccatattcctgctctgactgtgtaaAATGCTTTAAAACATCAACTGAGCTAAAAgtacatcagagaacacacacaggagagaggcgtTACTACTGCTCTGACtgtgcaaaatgttttaaaacatcaactgagctaaaacttcatcagagaacacatacaggagagaagccttacttctgctctgactgtggaaagagtttctcCCGATTGGATACCTTAAAAacacatgaacgtatacatacaggagaaaacccttactcctgctctgactgtgtaaAATGCTTCAAAACATCAACTGAGCTCAAAGTTcatcagaaaacacacacaggagagaagccttattacTGCTCAGTCtgtggaaaatgttttaaaacatcaaatgagctaaaagttcaccagagaacacacactggagagaagccttacgtcTGCTCTGGCTGTGGCAAAAGTTTCTCTCACCAGAGCAACTTAAAAACACACCAATGTATACATTAAGGAGAAAAGCATTAACATTAAAACCAGTTAAAGCGAGGCGTCCCTCTCAGAGTCCGCCCCCCCCCCTTGTTCAGCTGAAACCGTGGCGCAggcaatgcaaaaatattcttagaaatataatatcctccacacattaacaagtccaatacctcaaatgaaagataaacaccttgttcatctacccagcatgtcagtttttttaaatgttctacggcgaaaacacagcacatatttatattagaccgAACAAAGACAAGAGGCACCGAAACAAAGACAAGAggcagccattttgtcccagaaaatataaaattataaaagcaggattaaaaaataaatcattaactaaccttttgaaaatctaaTAATATagtaggacatgttacacagtacatttatgtttttttcaataatatgccatttatatccataaatctccgtttacattgacgccatgttcagaaaattctcaaaaatgtccggagaaattatagAGAGctccgccagataacagaaataaacatcataaactttgactaaatatacatgttctacatatagttagaaagatacactgcttcttaatgcaaccgctgtgccacatttatttttaacgttacagaattagtTCACTATGTAATAATCTGAGACGACGCTCAGACgtaagcaatatttctccgctatgttggagtcaacagaaatacaaaattacaacataaatattcccttacctttgatggtcttcgatcagaatgtagtggaaggagtcatacttacctaaTATAACGTTTGGTTTCAGTTCGTGTGCCTTTATAGTAGCATATGCTACGAGTTCCAGCTGAAATGCATCCAAAATTACTTCTGGTCCcgaacagttgcgcatcaaaacttcaaaatgacATAATacgtcgactaaactggtcaaactaagtgcagaatcaagctttaggatgttttaaacgTACAAAACAATTCTCAAATCTATCGGACAATCATGCTTCTTCTCAGGCATTCTGGAACAAAGGAAGGTCTGTTCCAAAAAGCGCGCTCTAGCCCCCATGTATTTTCTCGCGACACCCACTCTTTCGCCTCCCAAAGGGTCAAAGCTCGcgggatttgcacaattaaacgctctactgaatgaggacatctagtggaagacatagaaagtgtctccagatccatagctggttgggaagggtgggggcgatgacgtcaaagttgccccaagtttcaggctcccaaaaatagtttgggagattgcctgccctgtgagttctgctatacttacagacataattcaaacgggtttagaagctttagagtgttttctatccaataataattattatatgcatatattagcaattttggacagattttttttcagttcatccaaagggggcagtattctgcctagccctaacaggttttaaggaGAAAAGCCTCATCAGTTCTCTGACCAGCTAAGAATAAAGTCACTCCATCACTTAATTCTCATCTCATAAAAGAAGTTGTAACGTTGAATTGGATCAAATGAAGAAAGCAGAGAACACTGTAATCCTATTGGTTCTCACTGTGAGAGAACTGTACAGAGGAAAGGGAGTGTTATATAATGTTAGCCTCTCTTTACATTACCAATCAGTGTGCACCTTGTCAGTTTtagtgtgttttgttttgttagcTTCTACTGTAAAGATTTGCACTTGGTGTTGAATACCCTGTTATTCTTCTCATTTTGAAATAAAACAGTCTGCCAATTGACTGGGTGGTACTGCTTCCCTCTCAGCCTGGTCTGACTCTGTCTGTAGGGAGAGTTTCAACTGGGCAGcttaaaaacacaccaacgtTTACACGTAGGAGAGAAGCTTTACTCCTGCTCTGTGGAAGGGTGGGCGTGTAAACTCAAACGTCATGCCAAAGGTTGCGTttttgaatctcatcacggagaattttagctaattagcaactttgcaagtACTTACTAATTTTTAGCTATGtcagcatgttagctaacctttcccctaaAACCATTTAACCCCTCACCCctaacctagctaacgttagcaacaacaaattggaattcgtaacatatcttACATATTACaa belongs to Oncorhynchus nerka isolate Pitt River unplaced genomic scaffold, Oner_Uvic_2.0 unplaced_scaffold_4056, whole genome shotgun sequence and includes:
- the LOC115126211 gene encoding gastrula zinc finger protein XlCGF17.1-like; the encoded protein is MASVKLEDCSQTLELNVNIKDEEEEEKIGTSVSHGDHVETFPASRQQQQEDHRAKRSHHCPHCVEIFPFLSKLKAHLKIHTGEKPYSCSDCGVSFSRLDTLKTHQRIHTGEKPYYCSDCGERFSQMSSLKAHKQVHTGEKPYSCSDCGKCFSRLDTLKSHERIHTGEKPYSCSDCGKSFSRLDNLKSHERVHTGEKPYSCSDCVKCFKTSTELKVHQRTHTGERRYYCSDCAKCFKTSTELKLHQRTHTGEKPYFCSDCGKSFSRLDTLKTHERIHTGENPYSCSDCVKCFKTSTELKVHQKTHTGEKPYYCSVCGKCFKTSNELKVHQRTHTGEKPYVCSGCGKSFSHQSNLKTHQCIH